In Anaerolineales bacterium, the following proteins share a genomic window:
- the typA gene encoding translational GTPase TypA, protein MQTTRTDLRNIAIIAHVDHGKTTLVDGLLRQSHTFRDNQQVAERVMDSNDLERERGITILAKNTAITLNDPKTGKPIKINIVDTPGHADFGGEVERVMNMVDGVLLLVDAAEGPMPQTRFVLKKALQMGHKAVVVINKVDRKDAEPERVLNETFDLFIELGATDEQAEFPVVYAIGIDQRAGLTTELGPDLQPLFDVILNHIPAPKVDADAPLQMLVTTLGYDDYRGVTAVGRIFAGKIKAGQKLARLTTDGRNLPESAKYLYTFQGLNKVEIESASAGDIVSLAGLEEIAIGETLADPANPVALPTIKVEEPTVRMTFGVNTSPFTGREGKWSTSRKLRERLFEELRTNVSLRVEETDSAENFLVSGRGELHLGILIETMRREGYEFQVSRPEVIFHKADDGALLEPFEEVHIETSAETVGAVVEMLGSRRGRMMEMQDAGQGMTRMVYIAPTRGLLGFRYQFLTSTRGAGVMHSIFHGYDEMAGAMSTRQTGSLVAWEAGDSTAYALKNAEERGTLFIGPGVSVYEGMVVGENTRGQDMPINVCKKKHLTNIRSAGADMEIRLTPPRRMSLDEAVEYLSDDELLEITPESYRIRKRILDTEERGKQVKKMKEQMGEE, encoded by the coding sequence ATGCAAACTACCCGAACCGACCTCCGCAACATCGCCATCATCGCTCACGTTGACCATGGCAAGACCACCCTCGTAGACGGCTTACTCCGCCAATCGCACACCTTCCGCGACAATCAACAAGTCGCCGAACGCGTGATGGATTCCAACGACCTCGAACGCGAGCGCGGCATCACCATTCTGGCAAAAAATACCGCCATCACGCTCAACGATCCGAAGACCGGCAAGCCGATCAAGATCAACATCGTGGATACGCCCGGTCACGCGGATTTCGGCGGCGAGGTCGAACGCGTCATGAACATGGTGGATGGGGTGCTTCTTCTCGTGGACGCGGCGGAGGGTCCCATGCCGCAGACGCGCTTTGTCCTCAAGAAGGCGCTTCAAATGGGACACAAAGCCGTCGTCGTCATCAACAAAGTGGATCGCAAGGATGCTGAGCCTGAACGCGTCCTTAACGAGACGTTCGACCTGTTCATCGAACTCGGCGCCACCGACGAGCAAGCGGAATTTCCTGTGGTGTACGCCATCGGGATAGATCAACGCGCCGGACTCACCACCGAGCTGGGTCCCGATCTTCAACCTTTATTCGACGTGATTTTGAATCACATCCCCGCCCCCAAAGTGGACGCGGACGCACCCTTGCAAATGCTGGTCACCACCTTGGGCTACGACGATTATCGCGGCGTCACTGCGGTTGGCAGAATCTTCGCGGGCAAAATCAAAGCCGGGCAAAAACTTGCGCGTCTCACTACCGACGGACGCAATTTGCCCGAATCGGCAAAGTATCTTTACACCTTTCAAGGCTTGAACAAAGTCGAAATCGAATCCGCCAGCGCGGGAGATATCGTTTCGCTCGCAGGTTTGGAGGAGATTGCCATCGGCGAGACGCTCGCCGACCCTGCGAACCCGGTCGCGCTGCCGACGATCAAAGTCGAGGAGCCGACTGTCCGCATGACGTTTGGCGTGAACACCTCGCCGTTCACTGGGCGGGAGGGCAAGTGGAGCACGTCGCGCAAATTGCGCGAGCGTCTGTTCGAGGAACTTCGCACGAACGTTTCTTTACGCGTGGAGGAAACCGATTCGGCGGAGAACTTTTTGGTCTCCGGTCGCGGCGAGTTGCACCTCGGCATCCTCATCGAAACGATGCGCCGCGAGGGCTATGAATTTCAAGTTTCGCGCCCCGAAGTGATCTTCCACAAAGCGGACGACGGCGCGTTGCTCGAACCGTTTGAGGAAGTGCACATCGAGACCAGCGCCGAGACCGTCGGCGCGGTGGTGGAAATGCTTGGGAGTAGGCGAGGCAGAATGATGGAGATGCAGGACGCGGGTCAAGGGATGACGCGTATGGTCTACATCGCACCCACGCGCGGCTTGCTCGGATTCCGCTATCAGTTCCTCACATCCACGCGCGGCGCGGGGGTGATGCACAGCATCTTCCACGGGTACGATGAAATGGCGGGAGCGATGTCCACGCGGCAGACAGGTTCACTCGTCGCGTGGGAAGCGGGCGACTCCACTGCCTACGCGTTGAAGAACGCGGAAGAACGCGGCACGTTGTTCATCGGTCCCGGGGTTTCCGTCTATGAAGGGATGGTGGTTGGCGAGAACACGCGTGGACAGGATATGCCGATCAATGTCTGCAAGAAAAAGCATCTGACTAACATCCGTTCGGCGGGCGCGGACATGGAAATCCGTCTGACGCCGCCGCGTCGCATGTCGCTGGATGAGGCGGTCGAATATTTGTCCGACGATGAATTGCTTGAAATTACGCCTGAGTCGTATCGCATTCGTAAGCGGATTCTCGATACCGAGGAACGCGGCAAGCAAGTAAAGAAGATGAAAGAGCAGATGGGCGAGGAATAA
- a CDS encoding SH3 domain-containing protein, whose amino-acid sequence MRAKRFIVAATLALVAAILACNLPTAPRPLTTDEQAATAIEATLMEGRRNGADVPITATFSPIPNFIIQKTPTLAASATITPTYSTPMLVVREQTNCRAGPGQDYEVIFTYLPNKKLEIVGRYGLENYWLVKSAESPTGQCWLWGEFVEVSGSYWAVSSVTPPPTATKAPPNAPSFQSWDYLCEFNGSGFDLTVTLQWSDKSNNETGFRLFRNGELIADLPVNSTAYTDKYKLDSEQNVSYRLEAYNASGADSDSTNSFGCS is encoded by the coding sequence ATGAGGGCGAAGCGATTCATTGTCGCTGCGACGCTCGCGCTGGTCGCGGCGATCCTTGCCTGCAACCTGCCGACGGCGCCGCGTCCGCTGACGACGGACGAGCAAGCCGCCACGGCGATCGAAGCGACGTTGATGGAAGGCAGACGCAACGGCGCGGATGTCCCGATCACCGCGACGTTTTCCCCTATCCCGAATTTCATCATCCAAAAAACACCGACGCTTGCCGCGAGCGCGACCATCACGCCAACGTATTCAACGCCAATGCTCGTCGTGCGCGAGCAGACGAATTGCCGCGCGGGTCCGGGGCAGGATTACGAAGTAATCTTCACGTATCTACCGAATAAAAAATTGGAGATCGTTGGGCGCTACGGACTCGAAAATTATTGGCTGGTGAAATCCGCCGAAAGCCCGACGGGGCAATGCTGGCTATGGGGCGAGTTCGTCGAAGTGAGCGGAAGTTATTGGGCAGTGTCGTCGGTCACGCCGCCGCCGACCGCGACCAAAGCGCCGCCCAACGCGCCGTCGTTCCAAAGTTGGGATTATCTTTGCGAGTTCAACGGCTCAGGTTTTGATCTGACGGTGACGTTGCAATGGTCGGATAAATCCAACAACGAGACGGGCTTCCGCCTCTTCCGCAACGGGGAGTTGATCGCCGATCTACCAGTCAACTCCACCGCGTACACAGACAAGTACAAGTTAGACTCCGAGCAAAATGTCAGTTATCGGCTGGAAGCCTACAACGCAAGCGGCGCCGACAGCGACTCGACAAATTCGTTTGGTTGTTCGTAA
- a CDS encoding serine hydrolase domain-containing protein produces the protein MKTKKSASENFKTIGSRIQKEMKRLHVPGVSIGIYHKGKEWTAGFGMTSVENPLPVTADTLMQVGSISKTFTGTLLMALAEQGKVNLDAPVRKYIKDFKLRDESVAKKVTVRHLLTHTGGWVGDYFNDFGNREDALDKMVKDVANLPQIQPLGKIWSYNNTGFNVASRVIEVVTKKPYEQALQEMLLDPLGLNMSFLYPSDILFTHRFVVGHQIVNGKVEVARPWAIGRAGNGVGGVVSTVRDLLKYARFHMGNGNKIIKRKSLQAMRVKQVNAGGRGDMGITWFIRYADGLTAYAHGGATNGQQAYFFFIPEKDFALAILTNNDNGGVITAQTFGWALDLYFGIKLKSPKPMKNPQDGKEFIGRYKIGTECFDLKVKGKYLVYHHIPLGGFPTPDAPPGPALAPMRFAFYDRDNLIGLDEPYNGALADVIRDAKGRVEYFRVGGRAHKKIK, from the coding sequence ATGAAAACAAAAAAATCAGCCTCCGAAAATTTCAAGACCATCGGTTCTCGCATTCAAAAAGAGATGAAACGCCTGCACGTGCCAGGCGTTTCCATTGGTATTTATCACAAAGGCAAAGAGTGGACAGCGGGCTTCGGCATGACGAGCGTCGAAAACCCGCTCCCCGTCACAGCCGACACGTTGATGCAAGTCGGCTCGATCAGCAAGACGTTCACAGGCACATTGCTGATGGCGCTCGCCGAGCAGGGAAAAGTTAACCTCGACGCGCCCGTGCGAAAGTACATCAAAGATTTCAAACTGCGCGATGAAAGCGTGGCGAAGAAAGTTACCGTCAGGCATTTGCTCACGCACACGGGCGGATGGGTCGGCGACTACTTCAACGACTTCGGCAACAGGGAGGACGCGCTCGACAAAATGGTGAAGGACGTCGCCAACCTCCCGCAGATTCAACCGCTGGGGAAGATTTGGTCGTACAACAACACGGGATTCAACGTCGCCTCGCGCGTGATCGAAGTTGTGACGAAGAAACCCTACGAGCAGGCGTTGCAGGAAATGTTGCTCGATCCGCTAGGCTTGAACATGTCGTTTCTTTACCCAAGCGATATCTTGTTCACGCATCGCTTCGTTGTCGGTCATCAGATCGTGAACGGAAAGGTTGAAGTAGCGCGTCCGTGGGCGATCGGGCGAGCGGGCAACGGTGTGGGCGGAGTGGTCAGCACGGTCAGGGATTTGCTCAAGTATGCGCGCTTCCACATGGGAAATGGAAACAAAATCATCAAACGCAAATCGCTCCAAGCCATGCGCGTCAAGCAAGTCAACGCGGGCGGGCGCGGCGACATGGGCATCACATGGTTCATCCGCTACGCGGACGGTCTCACCGCGTACGCGCACGGCGGCGCGACGAACGGACAGCAGGCATACTTTTTCTTCATCCCCGAAAAAGATTTTGCCCTCGCCATCCTCACCAACAACGACAATGGCGGCGTTATCACCGCACAGACGTTCGGCTGGGCGCTCGACCTGTATTTCGGGATCAAACTCAAATCGCCGAAGCCGATGAAGAATCCGCAAGACGGAAAAGAATTCATCGGGCGCTACAAGATCGGCACGGAATGTTTCGACCTCAAGGTGAAGGGGAAATATCTCGTCTATCATCACATCCCGCTCGGAGGATTTCCCACGCCCGATGCGCCTCCAGGTCCCGCGCTCGCGCCAATGCGCTTCGCGTTCTACGACCGCGACAACCTCATCGGGCTGGACGAACCCTACAACGGCGCGCTGGCAGACGTGATCCGCGACGCCAAAGGACGCGTGGAATATTTCCGCGTGGGCGGGCGCGCGCACAAAAAGATCAAATGA
- a CDS encoding homogentisate 1,2-dioxygenase, whose translation MPFYQKLGQIPHKRHTQFRKQNGELYREELMGLEGFSSLQSILYHNFIPARVKHTEDLGSRLPETVEFGPIRHRAFKTADAPLGGDAVSARIPLLANKDVILGVARASKSMDYFYRNAQAYETWWVHEGSGVLKSQFGNLKFRKGDYIVIPFGTTWQMHIDGSEARFFTIENPSQIEPPKRYRNNFGQMLEHAPYCERDIRTPEELETHTERGEFEVRVKVRDRLSKHILDYHPFDVVGWDGYLYPWIFNIEDFEPITGRVHQPPPAHQTFDGHNFVVCSFVPRLFDYHPLAIPAPYNHSNVNSDEVIYYAEGNFMSRKGIDRCDISMHPYGLAHGPQPGMTEASIGKKETQELAVMVDTFYPLHLTKDALEFEKPEYQSTWMEGSGE comes from the coding sequence ATGCCTTTCTATCAAAAACTCGGACAAATCCCCCACAAGCGACATACGCAATTTAGAAAACAAAACGGCGAACTGTATCGCGAGGAGTTGATGGGGCTGGAGGGATTCTCTTCACTTCAATCCATCCTGTATCACAACTTCATTCCTGCGCGCGTGAAGCACACCGAAGACCTCGGCTCACGATTGCCTGAGACGGTGGAGTTCGGACCGATTCGCCACCGCGCGTTCAAGACTGCCGACGCGCCGCTCGGAGGCGACGCCGTTTCGGCGCGCATTCCCCTGCTCGCCAACAAGGACGTGATCCTCGGCGTGGCGCGCGCATCCAAGAGCATGGATTATTTCTATCGCAACGCGCAAGCCTACGAAACCTGGTGGGTGCATGAGGGAAGCGGCGTGTTGAAATCGCAGTTTGGCAATCTCAAATTCCGCAAGGGCGATTACATCGTCATCCCGTTCGGCACGACGTGGCAGATGCACATTGACGGGAGCGAGGCGCGCTTCTTCACCATTGAGAACCCGTCGCAAATCGAACCGCCGAAGCGCTATCGAAACAACTTCGGTCAAATGCTCGAACACGCGCCATATTGTGAACGCGACATCCGCACGCCCGAAGAGCTGGAAACGCACACCGAACGCGGCGAATTCGAAGTACGCGTCAAAGTGCGCGACCGCCTCAGCAAACATATTTTGGATTACCACCCGTTCGACGTGGTCGGCTGGGACGGTTATCTCTACCCGTGGATCTTCAACATCGAAGACTTCGAACCGATTACGGGACGCGTGCATCAGCCGCCGCCAGCGCATCAAACCTTTGACGGGCATAACTTCGTCGTCTGTTCGTTCGTGCCGCGTCTGTTCGACTATCATCCGCTCGCCATCCCCGCGCCGTATAACCATTCGAACGTCAACTCGGACGAAGTGATCTACTACGCGGAAGGCAACTTCATGTCGCGCAAAGGCATTGACCGCTGTGACATTTCCATGCACCCGTACGGTTTAGCGCACGGTCCACAACCCGGCATGACGGAAGCCAGCATCGGCAAAAAAGAAACGCAGGAACTCGCCGTGATGGTGGACACGTTCTATCCCCTACATCTCACCAAGGACGCGCTCGAGTTCGAGAAGCCCGAGTATCAGTCCACGTGGATGGAAGGAAGCGGAGAGTAA
- a CDS encoding fumarylacetoacetate hydrolase family protein has translation MRFATVSTLRSTTQPALVVDDRVHTLPYPDMLAVIAAGAGVAAKKAAKESLALDEVKFLSPLKPNTLRDGYAFEQHVKTANKNRGREVPEEWYQFPVFYFTNPNTAFGHDDTIPYPHYTQAMDYELEIAAIIGKGGMNIKAEDAEKHIFGYTIFNDWSARDVQRKEMVVGLGPAKGKDFASAFGPVIITSEAIADKAAGRAGVYDLEMVARVNGKEFSRGNWKDMHWSFGEIIARASDSTMLYPGDVIGSGTVGTGCLLELTKFQGPWLNHGDVVELEVERIGILRNTVG, from the coding sequence ATGCGATTCGCCACCGTCAGCACGCTTCGCTCCACAACTCAGCCTGCCCTCGTCGTGGACGACCGAGTCCACACCCTACCCTACCCCGACATGCTCGCGGTGATCGCCGCAGGCGCGGGGGTCGCGGCGAAGAAAGCCGCCAAGGAATCGCTCGCGCTCGATGAGGTGAAGTTCCTTTCGCCGCTCAAACCGAACACGCTCCGTGATGGCTACGCGTTTGAACAACACGTGAAGACCGCCAACAAGAATCGTGGGCGTGAAGTGCCAGAAGAGTGGTATCAGTTTCCTGTCTTCTACTTCACGAATCCAAACACAGCGTTCGGTCACGATGACACAATTCCGTATCCGCATTACACGCAAGCGATGGATTACGAACTCGAGATCGCCGCGATCATCGGCAAAGGCGGGATGAACATCAAAGCCGAGGACGCGGAGAAGCATATCTTCGGCTACACCATTTTCAACGACTGGTCGGCGCGCGACGTTCAGCGCAAGGAGATGGTCGTGGGACTCGGTCCCGCCAAAGGGAAGGATTTCGCTTCCGCTTTTGGACCAGTCATAATCACGTCTGAAGCGATTGCCGACAAGGCGGCGGGACGCGCGGGCGTGTACGATCTCGAAATGGTCGCGCGAGTCAACGGCAAGGAATTTTCCAGAGGCAATTGGAAAGACATGCACTGGTCGTTCGGAGAGATCATCGCCCGCGCCTCTGACTCGACAATGCTATACCCTGGCGATGTGATCGGGTCGGGAACCGTCGGCACGGGATGCTTGCTCGAACTGACAAAGTTTCAAGGTCCGTGGCTGAATCATGGCGATGTGGTTGAATTGGAAGTGGAACGAATTGGAATCCTACGAAATACAGTTGGTTGA
- the hppD gene encoding 4-hydroxyphenylpyruvate dioxygenase, translated as MATTVQPETRPMTEEADFLKIKSFDHVHFYVGNAKHAMYYWWKAFGFKPIAYSGLETGNRDFASYVLESGQARFVVSAPYSPSSPLAAHHMVHGDGVKVIALGVDDVEKAWKETTARGGRSGWAPREEKDDHGIYRTSAIYTYGETLHVFVDRDDYKGVFAPTYRPIKHEAESTGLAAIDHIVGNVQLGKMNHWVNFYHQVMGFRQLLHFDDKDISTEYSALMSKVMQNGNGRVKFPINEPAEGKRKSQIEEYLDYYLSPGAQHIAIITGDILKTVDELRRRGVEFLRVPDTYYEVLPDRVGTIKEDMKAIHELGILVDRDDEGYLLQIFTRPIQDRPTMFIEVIQRHGAKGFGKGNFKALFESIEMEQERRGNL; from the coding sequence ATGGCTACAACCGTTCAACCCGAAACCCGCCCGATGACCGAAGAGGCGGACTTCCTGAAAATCAAATCATTCGATCACGTTCACTTTTACGTGGGCAACGCCAAACACGCCATGTATTATTGGTGGAAGGCGTTCGGCTTCAAGCCCATTGCTTATTCTGGACTTGAAACAGGCAACCGCGACTTCGCTTCGTATGTGTTGGAATCGGGGCAAGCGCGGTTTGTCGTTTCTGCTCCATATTCGCCGTCGAGTCCGCTTGCAGCGCATCACATGGTGCATGGCGACGGCGTGAAAGTCATTGCGCTCGGCGTGGACGATGTGGAAAAAGCATGGAAGGAAACCACCGCGCGCGGAGGCAGGTCTGGTTGGGCGCCGCGTGAGGAAAAAGACGACCACGGCATTTACCGCACATCCGCCATTTACACCTACGGCGAAACGTTGCACGTCTTCGTTGACCGCGACGATTACAAAGGCGTGTTTGCGCCCACGTATCGTCCCATCAAACATGAAGCCGAGTCAACGGGTCTCGCGGCGATTGACCACATCGTAGGCAACGTACAACTCGGCAAGATGAATCACTGGGTGAATTTTTATCATCAGGTGATGGGCTTCCGTCAACTTCTGCACTTCGACGATAAAGATATTTCCACCGAATATTCGGCGCTGATGTCGAAGGTGATGCAGAACGGCAATGGACGCGTCAAGTTCCCGATCAACGAACCCGCCGAGGGCAAGCGCAAGAGTCAGATCGAGGAGTATCTCGATTATTACCTTTCGCCTGGCGCGCAACACATCGCCATCATCACAGGCGATATTCTCAAAACGGTTGACGAACTTCGCAGACGCGGCGTCGAATTCTTGCGTGTGCCAGACACGTATTACGAAGTTCTTCCCGACCGTGTCGGCACGATCAAGGAAGACATGAAAGCGATTCACGAACTCGGCATCCTCGTTGACCGTGACGACGAAGGTTACCTCCTGCAGATCTTCACCCGCCCAATTCAAGATCGCCCGACGATGTTCATCGAAGTCATCCAACGCCACGGCGCAAAAGGATTCGGCAAAGGCAACTTCAAAGCGCTATTTGAGTCGATTGAGATGGAACAAGAGAGACGAGGCAACCTCTAA
- a CDS encoding PHB depolymerase family esterase, giving the protein MKRILHTLLALTFSLLACARTVPASPTDSTESITHDGIERTYILHVPASYDANEPIPLLLSFHGGGGNAENQRRVSGFNELADEKGFIVVYPNGTGRLDDKVLTWNGGACCGYAAQNQIDDVGFVRALIAELQSQYNIDPKRIYAAGFSNGGIMSYRLACEAADIFAAIGPVSGTLNYAECNPSEPVSVIHIHGTDDTHLPYAGGKGDDSITNVDYESVEESINFWLDHDQCAKTPQSATQPEVRIEAYDECASNSAVHLYTVIGGKHAWPGSDGPAGPAGDEPTQAISASEVIWEFFAAHPKP; this is encoded by the coding sequence ATGAAGCGGATTCTACACACGCTTCTCGCGCTGACGTTCAGCCTGCTCGCCTGCGCCCGAACCGTCCCCGCCTCCCCAACCGATTCGACAGAATCCATCACGCACGACGGCATCGAGCGGACATACATTCTGCACGTTCCAGCGTCGTATGATGCGAACGAACCAATTCCACTGTTGTTGTCTTTTCACGGCGGCGGAGGCAACGCGGAGAACCAGCGTCGTGTCAGCGGCTTCAACGAACTCGCCGACGAAAAGGGATTCATCGTCGTCTATCCCAACGGGACAGGCAGACTCGACGACAAAGTCCTCACGTGGAACGGCGGCGCGTGTTGCGGCTACGCGGCTCAGAATCAAATTGACGATGTCGGCTTTGTCCGCGCGTTGATCGCCGAACTTCAATCGCAATACAACATCGACCCAAAACGAATCTACGCGGCGGGGTTTTCCAACGGCGGAATCATGTCGTATCGGCTGGCGTGCGAGGCGGCGGATATCTTTGCGGCAATCGGTCCCGTCTCAGGGACGTTGAACTACGCCGAATGTAATCCGAGCGAGCCCGTGTCGGTGATTCACATCCACGGCACGGACGATACTCATCTCCCCTACGCTGGCGGGAAAGGCGACGATTCCATCACAAACGTTGATTACGAATCTGTGGAAGAGTCAATCAATTTTTGGCTGGACCACGATCAATGTGCGAAAACGCCGCAATCGGCGACCCAGCCCGAGGTCCGAATTGAAGCGTACGACGAATGTGCGTCGAATAGCGCGGTGCATCTGTACACCGTCATCGGAGGCAAACACGCGTGGCCAGGTAGCGACGGTCCAGCGGGTCCCGCAGGCGATGAACCGACCCAAGCGATATCCGCCAGCGAAGTCATCTGGGAATTTTTTGCCGCGCATCCGAAGCCGTAA
- a CDS encoding YbaK/EbsC family protein, giving the protein MSTLSPSAQKIQDLLNSLGYNYVVVEHAESTRTAQEAADRAGCALGQIVKSLIFKGKESNKPVLVLTSGANRVDEKRIGEYAGEPIGKADADFARAVTGFAIGGVPPIGHTQKIETYLDEDFLQYQTVWAAAGTPNAIFELQTSDLQKMTGGKVTRVKP; this is encoded by the coding sequence ATGTCCACACTCTCCCCCTCCGCACAAAAAATTCAAGACCTGCTCAACTCGCTCGGCTACAACTACGTTGTGGTCGAACACGCCGAGTCCACGCGCACCGCGCAGGAAGCCGCCGACCGCGCGGGATGCGCGCTCGGTCAAATCGTGAAGTCCCTCATCTTCAAAGGCAAAGAATCGAACAAGCCTGTCCTCGTCCTCACCAGCGGCGCCAACCGCGTGGACGAAAAACGCATCGGCGAATACGCAGGCGAGCCCATCGGCAAAGCCGACGCCGATTTTGCGCGCGCCGTCACGGGCTTTGCCATCGGCGGCGTGCCTCCCATCGGTCACACGCAAAAAATCGAAACCTATCTCGACGAAGATTTTCTGCAATATCAAACCGTTTGGGCCGCGGCGGGAACTCCCAACGCCATCTTCGAACTGCAGACTTCCGATCTGCAAAAGATGACAGGCGGAAAAGTCACGCGCGTCAAACCATGA
- a CDS encoding class I SAM-dependent methyltransferase, which translates to MSDEQQRKIYQTDGDRYEALIAREDYQGNIVKALDEIVRVDGLDALDLGAGTGRLAVMLAPRVRSIKAFDISSEMLRVCRQRLEACGLSNWEVEVADHRQLPIPNSSADLVVSGWSVSYLAVWNPDTWRGELESWMSEMRRVIRPNGYIVLFESLGTGNESPLRLSHLENFYRWLDEVGFQNKAIRTDYKFESLAEAEELSRFFFGDELGEKVRQNEWVILPECTGVWWVRPT; encoded by the coding sequence ATGAGTGACGAACAGCAACGAAAAATTTATCAGACCGACGGGGACCGTTACGAAGCGTTGATCGCTCGCGAGGATTATCAAGGCAATATCGTAAAAGCGCTGGATGAAATCGTCCGCGTGGACGGGTTGGACGCGCTCGATCTCGGCGCGGGGACGGGTCGGCTGGCGGTGATGCTTGCGCCGCGCGTGAGGTCAATCAAGGCGTTCGATATTTCGAGCGAAATGTTACGCGTCTGCCGTCAACGACTCGAAGCGTGCGGATTGTCCAATTGGGAAGTTGAGGTCGCCGATCACCGTCAATTGCCCATTCCAAATTCCTCTGCTGATCTGGTCGTCTCTGGCTGGAGCGTGAGTTATCTCGCAGTTTGGAATCCCGACACGTGGAGGGGAGAATTAGAGAGTTGGATGAGCGAAATGCGACGCGTGATCAGACCCAATGGCTATATCGTTTTGTTTGAATCGCTCGGCACGGGGAATGAGTCGCCCCTGAGGTTGAGTCATCTTGAAAATTTTTATCGCTGGCTGGATGAGGTTGGGTTTCAGAATAAAGCGATTCGCACCGATTACAAGTTTGAATCGCTAGCGGAAGCCGAAGAATTGTCTCGCTTTTTCTTCGGCGATGAGTTGGGAGAAAAAGTCAGGCAGAACGAGTGGGTCATCCTGCCTGAGTGCACGGGGGTGTGGTGGGTAAGACCGACTTAA
- a CDS encoding NUDIX domain-containing protein: MTQTLYGERLGKQGKLRLGTSAIIFDENKRVLLTRRTDNGQWCLPGGAMDAGETAAEACEREVFEETGLHVRVKRLVGVYSDPNRLVIYPDGNKAFIVALSLEAEIVGGELGLSAETTEARFFSLAEMETMTIFVNHKLRVEDALLNQAEAFIK, encoded by the coding sequence ATGACTCAAACTCTTTACGGCGAACGGCTCGGTAAACAAGGCAAACTCCGCCTCGGCACCTCGGCGATCATCTTCGACGAAAACAAACGCGTCCTGCTCACGCGCCGAACGGACAACGGACAATGGTGCCTGCCAGGCGGCGCGATGGATGCAGGCGAGACTGCGGCGGAGGCGTGCGAGAGGGAAGTTTTTGAGGAGACAGGCCTCCACGTCCGCGTGAAGCGTTTAGTCGGGGTGTACAGCGATCCAAATCGGCTGGTCATTTATCCCGATGGAAATAAAGCCTTCATCGTCGCCTTGTCGCTCGAAGCGGAGATCGTCGGCGGCGAACTCGGCTTGAGCGCCGAGACGACCGAGGCGAGGTTTTTCTCGTTGGCGGAGATGGAAACGATGACGATCTTTGTCAACCACAAATTGCGCGTGGAAGACGCATTGCTAAATCAGGCAGAGGCATTCATTAAATAG
- a CDS encoding pirin family protein translates to MNNPRTISQIIEPQTTIEGAGVRLLRSFGPKVSNLFDPFLLFDHFAFNDPIEGPLRGFPYHPHRGIETVTYMLEGSTSHRDSLGNQGLIGPGDVQWMSSGRGILHEEMPRRGESGNIYGFQLWVNLPSHLKMSAPRYQEVTASTIPTYEKDGVRIRIVAGTVDGVNGPVEDIAASPLYMDVQLDSDTQWLFPVPSGHTALAYVFDGEGVFSGETVNAIRLVKFSDGDHIAVKTENDTVRFMLMAGVPFKEPIVPYGPFVMNTLEEIQETLKELRNGTFIK, encoded by the coding sequence ATGAACAATCCCCGAACCATCTCCCAAATCATCGAACCACAGACGACTATCGAAGGCGCTGGCGTGCGCTTGCTGCGTTCGTTCGGTCCAAAAGTCAGCAACCTGTTCGACCCGTTCCTGCTCTTCGACCACTTCGCTTTCAACGATCCCATCGAGGGACCTCTGCGCGGCTTCCCCTATCACCCGCATCGCGGCATCGAAACTGTCACCTACATGCTCGAAGGTTCCACCTCGCACCGCGACAGCCTCGGCAACCAGGGGCTCATCGGTCCCGGCGATGTGCAATGGATGAGTTCCGGGCGCGGCATCCTCCACGAAGAAATGCCGCGTCGCGGCGAAAGCGGAAACATTTACGGCTTTCAACTCTGGGTCAACCTGCCCTCGCATCTCAAAATGTCCGCGCCGCGCTATCAGGAAGTGACCGCCTCCACAATTCCCACCTACGAAAAGGATGGAGTCAGAATCCGCATCGTCGCGGGGACGGTGGACGGAGTCAACGGACCCGTCGAAGATATCGCCGCCTCGCCTCTTTACATGGACGTTCAACTTGATTCAGACACCCAATGGCTTTTCCCCGTCCCCAGCGGACACACCGCGCTCGCGTACGTCTTCGACGGCGAAGGCGTGTTCAGCGGCGAAACCGTGAATGCGATTCGCCTCGTCAAATTTTCGGATGGCGATCACATCGCTGTCAAAACTGAAAACGATACCGTCCGCTTCATGCTCATGGCGGGTGTTCCATTCAAAGAGCCGATCGTGCCGTACGGTCCTTTCGTGATGAACACGCTCGAAGAGATTCAAGAAACTCTGAAAGAATTACGCAACGGGACGTTTATCAAATAA